The Theropithecus gelada isolate Dixy chromosome 11, Tgel_1.0, whole genome shotgun sequence genome includes a region encoding these proteins:
- the KCNJ8 gene encoding ATP-sensitive inward rectifier potassium channel 8, with amino-acid sequence MLARKSIIPEEYVLARIAAENLRKPRIRDRLPKARFIAKSGACNLAHKNIREQGRFLQDIFTTLVDLKWRHTLVIFTMSFLCSWLLFAIMWWLVAFAHGDIYAYMEKSGMEKSSLESTVCVTNVRSFTSAFLFSIEVQVTIGFGGRMMTEECPLAITVLILQNIVGLIINAVMLGCIFMKTAQAHRRAETLIFSRHAVIAVRNGKLCFMFRVGDLRKSMIISASVRIQVVKKTTTPEGEVVPIHQLDIPVDNPIESNNIFLVAPLIICHVIDKRSPLYDISATDLANQDLEVIVILEGVVETTGITTQARTSYIAEEIQWGHRFVSIVTEEEGVYSVDYSKFGNTVKVAAPRCSARELDEKPSILIQTLQKSELSHQNSLRKRNSMRRNNSMRRNNSIRRNNSSLMVPKVQFMTPEGNQNTSES; translated from the exons ATGTTGGCCAGAAAGAGTATCATCCCGGAGGAGTATGTGCTGGCGCGCATCGCCGCGGAGAACCTGCGCAAGCCGCGCATCCGAGACCGCCTCCCCAAAGCCCGCTTCATCGCCAAGAGCGGGGCCTGCAACCTGGCGCACAAGAACATCCGTGAGCAAGGACGCTTTCTGCAGGACATCTTCACCACCTTGGTGGACCTGAAATGGCGCCACACGCTGGTCATCTTTACCATGTCCTTCCTCTGCAGCTGGCTGCTCTTCGCTATCATGTGGTGGCTGGTGGCCTTTGCCCATGGGGACATCTATGCTTACATGGAGAAAAGTGGAATGGAGAAAAGTAGTTTGGAGTCCACTGTGTGTGTGACTAATGTCAG GTCTTTCacttctgcttttctcttctccattGAAGTTCAAGTTACCATTGGGTTTGGAGGGAGGATGATGACAGAGGAGTGCCCTTTGGCCATCACGGTTTTGATTCTCCAGAATATTGTGGGTTTGATCATCAATGCGGTCATGTTAGGCTGCATTTTCATGAAAACAGCTCAGGCTCACAGAAGGGCAGAAACGTTGATTTTCAGCCGCCACGCTGTAATTGCCGTCCGAAATGGCAAGCTGTGCTTCATGTTCCGAGTGGGTGACCTGAGGAAAAGCATGATCATTAGTGCCTCCGTGCGCATCCAGGTGGTGAAGAAAACAACGACACCTGAAGGGGAGGTGGTCCCTATTCACCAACTAGACATTCCTGTTGATAACCCAATCGAGAGCAATAACATTTTTCTGGTGGCCCCTTTGATCATCTGCCACGTGATTGACAAGCGCAGCCCCCTGTATGACATCTCAGCAACTGACCTGGCCAACCAAGACTTGGAGGTCATAGTTATTCTGGAAGGAGTGGTTGAAACTACTGGCATCACCACACAAGCACGAACCTCCTACATCGCCGAGGAGATCCAATGGGGCCACCGCTTTGTGTCCATTGTGACTGAGGAAGAAGGAGTGTACTCTGTGGATTACTCCAAATTTGGCAATACTGTTAAAGTAGCTGCTCCACGGTGCAGTGCCCGAGAGCTGGATGAGAAACCTTCCATCCTCATTCAGACCCTCCAAAAGAGTGAACTGTCTCATCAAAATTCTCTGAGGAAGCGCAACTCCATGAGAAGAAACAATTCCATGAGGAGGAACAATTCTATCCGAAGGAACAACTCTTCCCTCATGGTACCAAAGGTGCAATTTATGACTCCAGAAGGGAATCAAAACACATCGGAATCATGA